One genomic window of Medicago truncatula cultivar Jemalong A17 chromosome 1, MtrunA17r5.0-ANR, whole genome shotgun sequence includes the following:
- the LOC11415100 gene encoding probable fructokinase-7, which yields MAQFTPSGKSDDPTNGECNESGLVVCFGELLIDFVPTVGGVSLAEAPAFKKAPGGAPANVAVGISRLGGSSAFLGKVGADEFGYMLADILKQNNVDTSGMRFDSDARTALAFVTLRADGEREFLFFRNPSADMLLDKSELDHNLIEKAKIFHYGSISLIDEPCKSAHLAALRIAKDSDCILSYDPNLRLALWPSAEAARNGIMSIWDLADVIKISEEEITFLTGGDDPYDDDVVLNKLFHPNLKLLIVTEGSEGCRYYTKDFKGKVEGVNVKPVDTTGAGDAFVSGILYNIASDPSIFENEEHLQKALYFANVCGAITVTERGAIPALPTKDAVLQFDAK from the exons ATGGCACAGTTTACCCCCTCag GTAAATCTGATGATCCCACAAACGGAGAGTGCAACGAAAGTGGACTGGTCGTTTGTTTTGGTGAATTGTTGATAGATTTTGTGCCTACGGTGGGTGGAGTGTCTCTAGCCGAAGCACCTGCTTTCAAGAAAGCTCCTGGTGGTGCTCCTGCGAACGTGGCAGTTGGCATCTCTAGGTTGGGGGGTTCATCTGCATTTCTAGGGAAG GTTGGAGCAGATGAATTTGGGTATATGTTGGCTGATATTTTAAAGCAAAATAACGTGGATACATCTGGCATGCGGTTTGATTCTGATGCCAGAACCGCATTGGCTTTTGTTACACTTAGAGCTGATGGCGAGCGCGAGTTCTTGTTTTTCCGAAATCCTAGTGCTGATATGCTTCTGGATAAGTCAGAGCTTGACCATAACCTCATTGAGAAG GCTAAAATATTCCATTATGGTTCCATCAGTTTGATTGATGAACCATGCAAGTCAGCTCATCTTGCTGCCTTGAGAATTGCTAAAGACTCTGATTGCATTCTCTCATATGATCCGAATTTGAGATTGGCACTATGGCCATCAGCTGAGGCTGCTCGGAATGGTATAATGAGCATATGGGATCTAGCCGATGTCATAAAG ATCAGTGAAGAGGAGATTACTTTTTTGACCGGTGGTGATGATccttatgatgatgatgttgtattAAACAAGCTTTTTCACCCTAATCTCAAACTTCTAATTGTTACCGAAGGGTCAGAGGGTTGTAGATATTACACCAAG GATTTTAAGGGCAAAGTTGAAGGTGTCAATGTTAAACCTGTTGACACAACTGGTGCTGGAGATGCATTTGTTAGTGGGATTCTCTACAACATAGCTTCTGACCCAAGTATTTTCGAG AATGAGGAGCATCTCCAGAAAGCGCTATATTTCGCAAATGTATGTGGTGCGATCACCGTGACAGAGAGAGGGGCAATTCCTGCACTACCTACAAAAGATGCTGTCCTGCAATTCGATGCAAAATAG
- the LOC11415101 gene encoding MADS-box transcription factor 17 isoform X1 → MCHFLRLKSERERESNMGRGKVIMERIHNKINRQVTFSKRRSGLLKKAFELSVLCDAEVALIIFSSLGKLFQYSTTDLNKIIEKYRQCCFNNMSENGYLGEHESQGLYQELLMLRVKHESLARTQRNFLGEEINALSIKDLQSLEKQLERTLAQARKHQMQKLMERVDELREEVHKVEEVNKELESKICDNSTDSTISSNNNIITNLLDAQANPFEHVTTGQFLHLQDASKRQATDIRTDIGQSSRNKNIGWMNI, encoded by the exons ATGTGTCATTTTCTGCGGTTGAagtcagagagagagagagaaagcaaTATGGGAAGAGGGAAGGTGATTATGGAGAGAATACATAACAAGATCAATAGACAAGTAACATTTTCAAAGAGAAGAAGTGGTTTGTTGAAGAAAGCTTTTGAACTTTCTGTGTTATGTGATGCTGAAGTTGCTCTTATCATCTTCTCCAGTCTTGGCAAGCTTTTTCAATACAGTACTACTGA CTTGAACAAAATCATTGAGAAGTATCGTCAATGTTGCTTCAACAATATGTCTGAGAATGGTTACTTAGGAGAACATGAGTCACAG GGCTTATACCAGGAGCTTTTGATGCTAAGAGTCAAGCATGAATCTCTTGCCCGGACACAAAG gaattttttgGGGGAAGAAATCAATGCACTTAGCATAAAAGATTTGCAAAGTCTAGAGAAACAACTGGAGAGAACGCTTGCTCAAGCTCGAAAGCaccaa ATGCAAAAGCTAATGGAAAGAGTTGATGAATTACGTGAGGAG GTGCACAAGGTGGAGGAGGTCAACAAAGAATTAGAATCCAAG ATTTGTGACAATTCTACGGATTCCACCATCTCGAGTAACAACAATATCATTACCAATTTGCTTGATGCACAAGCCAATCCGTTTGAACATGTGACAACTGG ACAGTTTCTGCACCTACAAGATGCTTCAAAAAGACAAGCAACAGATATAAGGACTGACATAGGACAAAGCAGTCGCAACAAGAACATTGGATGGATgaatatttga
- the LOC11415101 gene encoding MADS-box transcription factor 17 isoform X2 has translation MCHFLRLKSERERESNMGRGKVIMERIHNKINRQVTFSKRRSGLLKKAFELSVLCDAEVALIIFSSLGKLFQYSTTDLNKIIEKYRQCCFNNMSENGYLGEHESQGLYQELLMLRVKHESLARTQRNFLGEEINALSIKDLQSLEKQLERTLAQARKHQMQKLMERVDELREEVHKVEEVNKELESKTVSAPTRCFKKTSNRYKD, from the exons ATGTGTCATTTTCTGCGGTTGAagtcagagagagagagagaaagcaaTATGGGAAGAGGGAAGGTGATTATGGAGAGAATACATAACAAGATCAATAGACAAGTAACATTTTCAAAGAGAAGAAGTGGTTTGTTGAAGAAAGCTTTTGAACTTTCTGTGTTATGTGATGCTGAAGTTGCTCTTATCATCTTCTCCAGTCTTGGCAAGCTTTTTCAATACAGTACTACTGA CTTGAACAAAATCATTGAGAAGTATCGTCAATGTTGCTTCAACAATATGTCTGAGAATGGTTACTTAGGAGAACATGAGTCACAG GGCTTATACCAGGAGCTTTTGATGCTAAGAGTCAAGCATGAATCTCTTGCCCGGACACAAAG gaattttttgGGGGAAGAAATCAATGCACTTAGCATAAAAGATTTGCAAAGTCTAGAGAAACAACTGGAGAGAACGCTTGCTCAAGCTCGAAAGCaccaa ATGCAAAAGCTAATGGAAAGAGTTGATGAATTACGTGAGGAG GTGCACAAGGTGGAGGAGGTCAACAAAGAATTAGAATCCAAG ACAGTTTCTGCACCTACAAGATGCTTCAAAAAGACAAGCAACAGATATAAGGACTGA
- the LOC25485105 gene encoding O-fucosyltransferase 1 isoform X1, translating into MRRPGLHRQNGRHIGGSGFKGMVAKLSIAAIVLLICTFSLFYSSSNENVQSIFRSEIRLEELWSNADSSGWRPSSSPRSHWPPPPSKNNGYLRVRCNGGLNQQRTAISNAVLAARIMNATLVLPELDANSFWHDDSGFHGIYDVEHFIRTLRFDVKIVESIPENEKSGKKKKLKAFQIRPPRDAPISWYTTDALKKMKEHGAIYLTPFSHRLAEEIDNPEYQRLRCRVNYHALRFKPHIMKLSQSIVDKLRAQGPFMSIHLRFEMDMLSFAGCFDIFTPEEQKILKKYREENFAPKKLVYNERRAIGKCPLTPEEVGLILRALGFDNSTRIYLAAGELFGGDRFMNPFRSLFPRLENHSSVDHSEELAENTRGLAGSAVDYMVCLLSDIFMPTYDGPSNFANNLLGHRLYYGFRTTIRPDRKALAPIFIDREKGQITDFDEAVKKVMLKTNFGEPHKRVSPESFYTNSWPECFCQTSAKNPEDNCPPNDVLNILHDELVKASTDTNSTQA; encoded by the exons ATGAGAAG ACCTGGACTTCACCGGCAGAATGGAAGACACATCGGAGGATCAGGATTCAAAGGAATGGTTGCGAAGTTATCAATTGCTGCTATCGTACTCTTGATCTGCACGTTCTCATTGTTCTACTCTTCATCAAATGAGAATGTTCAATCCATTTTTCGATCAGAG ATCCGGTTAGAAGAGCTTTGGAGCAATGCCGATTCCAGTGGTTGGCGACCGTCGTCGTCACCGCGTTCTCATTGGCCCC CTCCTCCGAGTAAGAATAATGGCTATTTGCGGGTTCGATGCAATGGTGGACTGAATCAGCAGCGTACTGCA ATCTCTAATGCTGTTCTTGCTGCGCGGATTATGAATGCTACACTAGTGCTGCCTGAATTGGATGCAAACTCCTTCTGGCATGATGACAG TGGTTTCCATGGTATCTATGATGTTGAGCACTTTATTAGAACACTGAGGTTTGACGTAAAAATTGTAGAAAGCATTCcagaaaatgagaaaagtggcaaaaagaagaaattaaaggCATTTCAG ATCCGCCCCCCTAGAGATGCTCCTATAAGTTGGTATACTACTGATGCTCTCAAGAAAATGAAGGAACATGGTGCCATTTATCTTACTCCCTTTTCACACCGGTTAGCTGAAGAAATTGACAATCCTGAGTACCAAAGGTTGAGGTGTAGAGTTAACTATCATGCTTTAAGATTCAAGCCACATATTATGAAGCTAAGTCAATCAATAGTTGATAAGCTACGTGCACAAGGACCCTTCATGTCGATACATCTTCGGTTTGAGATGGATATGTTGTCATTTGCTGG ATGCTTTGATATATTTACACCTGAGGAGCAAAAGATTCTGAAGAAATATCGAGAAGAAAATTTTGCACCTAAAAAACTAGTCTATAATGAAAGAAGAGCCATCGGAAAATGCCCACTGACTCCCGAGGAG GTTGGTCTTATTTTGCGTGCATTGGGTTTTGACAATTCTACCAGGATATATCTTGCAGCTGGTGAATTGTTTGGTGGGGATCGATTTATGAATCCATTTCGCAGTTTGTTCCCCAGACTTGAGAATCACAGTTCTGTAGATCACTCTGAAGAGCTTGCTGAGAACACTAGGGGATTGGCAGGTTCTGCTGTGGATTACATGGTCTGCCTTCTTTCTGACATTTTCATGCCAACCTATGACGGGCCAAGCAACTTTGCAAACAACCTTCTTGGTCATCGCCTTTATTATGGTTTTCGGACTACAATCAGACCTGATAGAAAAGCTCTTGCCCCTATTTTCATTGATAGGGAGAAAGGACAAATCACCGATTTTGATGAGGCCGTTAAGAAAGTAATGCTGAAAACAAACTTTGGTGAACCTCATAAGCGTGTTTCTCCCGAGTCTTTCTATACAAATTCTTGGCCTGAATGCTTCTGTCAAACATCAGCAAAGAACCCAGAAGACAATTGTCCACCTAACGATGTTTTAAATATTCTGCATGATGAATTGGTAAAAGCATCTACAGACACAAACTCTACACAAGCTTGA
- the LOC25485105 gene encoding O-fucosyltransferase 1 isoform X2 yields the protein MPIPVVGDRRRHRVLIGPVSICSSPPSKNNGYLRVRCNGGLNQQRTAISNAVLAARIMNATLVLPELDANSFWHDDSGFHGIYDVEHFIRTLRFDVKIVESIPENEKSGKKKKLKAFQIRPPRDAPISWYTTDALKKMKEHGAIYLTPFSHRLAEEIDNPEYQRLRCRVNYHALRFKPHIMKLSQSIVDKLRAQGPFMSIHLRFEMDMLSFAGCFDIFTPEEQKILKKYREENFAPKKLVYNERRAIGKCPLTPEEVGLILRALGFDNSTRIYLAAGELFGGDRFMNPFRSLFPRLENHSSVDHSEELAENTRGLAGSAVDYMVCLLSDIFMPTYDGPSNFANNLLGHRLYYGFRTTIRPDRKALAPIFIDREKGQITDFDEAVKKVMLKTNFGEPHKRVSPESFYTNSWPECFCQTSAKNPEDNCPPNDVLNILHDELVKASTDTNSTQA from the exons ATGCCGATTCCAGTGGTTGGCGACCGTCGTCGTCACCGCGTTCTCATTGGCCCCGTATCTATCTGTTCTT CTCCTCCGAGTAAGAATAATGGCTATTTGCGGGTTCGATGCAATGGTGGACTGAATCAGCAGCGTACTGCA ATCTCTAATGCTGTTCTTGCTGCGCGGATTATGAATGCTACACTAGTGCTGCCTGAATTGGATGCAAACTCCTTCTGGCATGATGACAG TGGTTTCCATGGTATCTATGATGTTGAGCACTTTATTAGAACACTGAGGTTTGACGTAAAAATTGTAGAAAGCATTCcagaaaatgagaaaagtggcaaaaagaagaaattaaaggCATTTCAG ATCCGCCCCCCTAGAGATGCTCCTATAAGTTGGTATACTACTGATGCTCTCAAGAAAATGAAGGAACATGGTGCCATTTATCTTACTCCCTTTTCACACCGGTTAGCTGAAGAAATTGACAATCCTGAGTACCAAAGGTTGAGGTGTAGAGTTAACTATCATGCTTTAAGATTCAAGCCACATATTATGAAGCTAAGTCAATCAATAGTTGATAAGCTACGTGCACAAGGACCCTTCATGTCGATACATCTTCGGTTTGAGATGGATATGTTGTCATTTGCTGG ATGCTTTGATATATTTACACCTGAGGAGCAAAAGATTCTGAAGAAATATCGAGAAGAAAATTTTGCACCTAAAAAACTAGTCTATAATGAAAGAAGAGCCATCGGAAAATGCCCACTGACTCCCGAGGAG GTTGGTCTTATTTTGCGTGCATTGGGTTTTGACAATTCTACCAGGATATATCTTGCAGCTGGTGAATTGTTTGGTGGGGATCGATTTATGAATCCATTTCGCAGTTTGTTCCCCAGACTTGAGAATCACAGTTCTGTAGATCACTCTGAAGAGCTTGCTGAGAACACTAGGGGATTGGCAGGTTCTGCTGTGGATTACATGGTCTGCCTTCTTTCTGACATTTTCATGCCAACCTATGACGGGCCAAGCAACTTTGCAAACAACCTTCTTGGTCATCGCCTTTATTATGGTTTTCGGACTACAATCAGACCTGATAGAAAAGCTCTTGCCCCTATTTTCATTGATAGGGAGAAAGGACAAATCACCGATTTTGATGAGGCCGTTAAGAAAGTAATGCTGAAAACAAACTTTGGTGAACCTCATAAGCGTGTTTCTCCCGAGTCTTTCTATACAAATTCTTGGCCTGAATGCTTCTGTCAAACATCAGCAAAGAACCCAGAAGACAATTGTCCACCTAACGATGTTTTAAATATTCTGCATGATGAATTGGTAAAAGCATCTACAGACACAAACTCTACACAAGCTTGA
- the LOC112418663 gene encoding uncharacterized protein, whose protein sequence is MVSDRWISWNSRNFNCHILNVDRSCLGTPTRVGYGGLIRNSAGLFLKGFSGLIHGSTCILQAELTAILEGYRMAVNMGIEELVCFSDSQISVNLVSGEVSKFHAYAVIIQDIKDILASHNFRIFHTLREGNHCADFSAKLGATSTAPFLEHQYPPLDLISMLKIDASGTCFLRT, encoded by the coding sequence aTGGTTTCAGATCGGTGGATTTCATGGAATAGCAGAAATTTCAACTGCCACATTCTCAATGTCGACAGAAGCTGTCTTGGCACACCAACTCGTGTTGGTTATGGAGGCTTAATACGTAACAGCGCGGGGCTATTTCTGAAGGGGTTCTCAGGCCTCATTCACGGCTCAACTTGTATTCTGCAAGCGGAGCTCACAGCCATCCTTGAAGGTTACCGAATGGCAGTGAACATGGGCATTGAGGAATTAGTGTGCTTCTCAGACTCTCAGATTTCAGTCAATCTTGTCTCAGGCGAGGTATCTAAATTCCATGCCTATGCAGTGATAATTCAAGATATCAAGGATATTTTAGCCTCCCACAACTTCAGAATCTTTCACACTCTTAGAGAAGGAAACCACTGCGCAGACTTCTCAGCCAAACTCGGAGCCACTTCAACTGCACCCTTCTTGGAACACCAGTACCCTCCTCTTGATCTCATCAGCATGCTAAAAATTGATGCTTCAGGAACCTGTTTCCTGAGAACTTAA